ACCTTTTCTTTCGCTGATGTCACGAATAATCGATAGCACTACCCTCTTTCCTTTTAGGTCGAAAACGTGAGAGTTTATCTCGACCGATATTTTGAGACCATCTTTGGATATATGTACCGCCTCGAAAGTAATGTGACCTTGCTCTAATAATTCCTTCATAATTGCCGGTAAATACCTGGAAATTTCTTTATCCTCTATATCTTTACAGGACATCTTATAAAACTCTTCGCGAGTATAACCCAACCTCTTACAGGCGAGATCATTTACTTCAATGAACTTGTCTGGCATTCCTTCATCTGTTAATCCATGCAGGAAAATTACATCTTCTGCATTATTGAACAGTTCGCGATATTTCTCCTCGCTCTCTTTTAGCGCCTTATCAGCCTGGTTGCGCTCGTCTTCTTTGATATCTCTTTGTAATCTTGCATATAACACCGGGGATATACGGGAGGTTATGGTTTCCAGTAACTCTCGGTCCTCTTCACCGTAGTCTGTTGTCTTATCAGCTACCATAACAACTCCAATTACCTTCTCCTGATAGATGATAGGCACAACCATCGCTCTGGATAAAGGCACATGACCCTCTGGCACTTTCATAATCTGGTTTGAATAGAATGTTTTTTTCTCTATGAGAGCCCGACCCCAGATCCCTCCCCACAACTCATGTGGCAATACCAGATTCTTATCCGGGACACTACACTTCTCCCAGACATTTCTTGACAAAGAGGGACAGACCAGGGTTCCATCCTGGTCTATATATCCAAACAATCCGTATTTACTCTGCATAGCTTCTACAATCACCTGTAACACCTCTCGGTACATTTCCTCATCCGGGATTGAAAGCAAAATATTGGCTATCTTATTCCTGATGATCAGTTCTCGTTGAGACTGCTGGAGTGCAAACTCCGCTCTCTTGCGCTCAGTGATATCTATTAACGTTCCTTCCATTACCGGTGAACCTTGATTCTCTTCTGATAAAAGACTTACGTTTTCAATACCCCAGAGAATCGAACCATCCTTTCTTTTATGACAAATCTCATAGTTGATAAGCATCTTCTGTTCCTGAATAAGCGCAATAAACTTTTCCCTATCTTTCTTCTCCAGATAAAAGTCCCAGGCACTGGCAGAGAAAAGCTCTTCTTTTGAATCATAGCCGAGTATATGAACGAAAGACTCGTTACAATCCAGAATTCTTCCATCCACCGTCGTTCGGAAACCGCCAGCCAAGTTTCGTTCAAAAAGAAGTCGATAGCGCTCTTCTGAGATCCGTAGAGACTCTTCTGCCTTTTTGCGCTCGGTGATGTCTCTGAAAATACCCAAAAGACAAGCTTTACCGCCAATTAGTAAAGGAGCTGCGGCAATGTCCACATAAAAAATACTGCCATTTTTCCTTTTAACCGGCAGATTTTCAGCAATTGAAATTTCCCTTGCTACTTGTTTTCTCACTTGCTCTAAAACAAGAGGTAAAGCATCTTTTGGATGTATGTCATCAATCCTCATCTTTTTTATTTCATCTGGTTCATAGCCAAGCATCTCAGACATCGCACTATTACACATATAGAACATGCGTGTCTCTGTATCTGCCAAAAGCATCCCGTCATTTGCTCCCTCAAAAAGTATCTTAAATCTTTGTTCCGATTCTCTTTGTTTTACCTCAGATTTGCGGAGTAGAGTAATAGTAATCAAACCAATGATAGAAGCGGCAATTATATCTATAATAATCTCAAGTAAAACTGATAAAAAAGGAGTTGGAGCAAAAAGAAGATGAAAAACGTCCAAAATGTGTGTTAAGGCGACTATTGCACTTAAGATTGCAATCGCAACCACTATTATTAGCTCCGATCTTGCCACTGTGACTTGTTCCTTACTTTTGTTTCTCATATAAATACTCGGAAAAATTATACCTGCGACTCTATATTAACTAAGATATAACTTTTCTCTGTGCTATAGCTTAGAGTTGAGATAATATTTTCTTGATTCGGATATTTCAGATTGAAAGAATAAAATCTAAAAGACCCCCCTTTTAGAAGATTAGATCAAG
This region of Candidatus Zixiibacteriota bacterium genomic DNA includes:
- a CDS encoding PAS domain S-box protein; this encodes MRNKSKEQVTVARSELIIVVAIAILSAIVALTHILDVFHLLFAPTPFLSVLLEIIIDIIAASIIGLITITLLRKSEVKQRESEQRFKILFEGANDGMLLADTETRMFYMCNSAMSEMLGYEPDEIKKMRIDDIHPKDALPLVLEQVRKQVAREISIAENLPVKRKNGSIFYVDIAAAPLLIGGKACLLGIFRDITERKKAEESLRISEERYRLLFERNLAGGFRTTVDGRILDCNESFVHILGYDSKEELFSASAWDFYLEKKDREKFIALIQEQKMLINYEICHKRKDGSILWGIENVSLLSEENQGSPVMEGTLIDITERKRAEFALQQSQRELIIRNKIANILLSIPDEEMYREVLQVIVEAMQSKYGLFGYIDQDGTLVCPSLSRNVWEKCSVPDKNLVLPHELWGGIWGRALIEKKTFYSNQIMKVPEGHVPLSRAMVVPIIYQEKVIGVVMVADKTTDYGEEDRELLETITSRISPVLYARLQRDIKEDERNQADKALKESEEKYRELFNNAEDVIFLHGLTDEGMPDKFIEVNDLACKRLGYTREEFYKMSCKDIEDKEISRYLPAIMKELLEQGHITFEAVHISKDGLKISVEINSHVFDLKGKRVVLSIIRDISERKGLQQKLMQAGKLASVGTLAYGVAHEFNNSLAGIMANAELGLISGDPQRIKKCFETIVSSSQRASNITKNLLAFSRGKETKKELIDITEPLKSVLAITRTELEKLNIELVEEFKLVPEILCDAGQLSEVFLNMITNARDAMRTNGGTLTLQVDRYEDNIRIIFRDTGTGIPEEIKNRIFEPFITTKGAIGKGEIPGTGLGLFFTYGIINSYQGRIEVESEAGKGTRFTILIPVSKNLPHEAIPSTEVESLKT